The genomic interval CAATAGTTAGGAGCCGAGAAAAGGGTGACGAGTTGCCGTTTtgcgaaaaattcataaccatCTTCGACTACTTGATGAGCTCTGCAGATGAGATCCATATCGTGACGGCTGAGGAATTTTGAAACCACATCGGGGCCAAACGTAAAAGATACTCCTCTATCGTTTTCACCCCATCCCtaatgaaacaaaacgaaaaaaatatcacaaggCTTCGCATTACGCAGAGATAAAAAACATTGTAAATATTAGGGGAATAACAAGACCTAATCTATAGTCTTCTGTTATCTGATAAGTTATTACGTAATATTAAAGAGATAGAATAGATTTAAATTCATGACCTAAAGCTATCACGTCTAACGACTGGGATTTTCATTATAATCTTGCAACATTGCttttataaattatcgaaCACTCACCTGAACATCTTTGTCAGGGTCAGACCAGAGAAGATCGCACAAGAGACCTGTGTCTGGAACATCAGTCGGGCGCATAATTCTTCGTATTTGTTCCATACCCTGTAAAGACAATATTGGTGTAAATTTATAGCTATCCAGCAACATTATTATCATGTACTTTTCGagtttgcaattttttaaaaacaaatAGGTTTTATGTTTCAAATGATGTTGTAGTTACCTGTAGGTCGGGACTTAGTCCACCATGGcagcaaaatattttttcatctattatAGCTGCGATTGGCAAGCAGTTGAAACAGTCAGTGAAAGTTTTCCATAACTTGATGTTATATCTGCGTTTACATTCATCATAAAACCCGTATATCCTGTTTATACTGGCACATTCATGGTTGCCTCGTAGcaggaagaaattttcaggGTATTTTATCTTGTAGGCGAGGAGAAGACATATTGTTTCCAAAGACTGTTTTCCCCTGTCCACGTAGTCACCTAAAAAGAGATAGTTGGCTTCTGGAGGGAAGCCACCATACTCAAAAAGCCGTAGTAAGTCCGTGTATTGGCCATGAATATCTCCGCATATCTTCAATGGAGCCTCCAACTCCAACAGTATTGGTTGTTGAAGGAAAATCTCTCTCGATTTTAAGCAAAGGCCTCGAACTTCCGTTTCTGTCATCACCACGGACTTCCCAGGTCGACATCCTCTCACTGCGTCCAAAATTTCGATATTCAGTTACCCGTTTAACTAGAGACATTTCATATCAGGTATAATGAATAAAACTGCGACTCAAGAACAAAGGGGATATAAACTCACAGGAATCTAATGATACCTATGTAGTTTGCTCGACACTGTtgcgaggtaaaaaaataaagttcatCTGAGGCAGTGCTACATTATAAGTTTAAGTTTaatttatcgaatttcgaCCATCATCTGGAATGTGCTTCAGTTTTGCTATGAATACCCATTTCATTAGTAAAGTTCTAAATGATAGAATAGGGTTCCCAGTACGAGggccaaaaattattcataaaaaatatgacATAGTGCCAACAAGAGGTGCTGTTAAAAGTATCTCAAGGCCAAGAATGCTGGAATGAGACCCCCTCTCTCATTTTAGAAGTTGCAAGTAGATTcaaaaacaaattttgttCACATCTTTTCATAAGATGCAAATAACCtgtgggttttttttatttcattcatatgACTGCTGCGTTGATCTTCATCGCCACACTTGTTACCGTCATAAtagttatcattttttccaagACACTAGATGAAGCCAAGTTGAAATGGAGGATTATATTTATAGCGACGTCAGCAAACTACAGCAGATGTTATCCAGCTTACTGGTgttaatttgttatttataGACGACTTTGAAAGCCTTTGCAATATGGTTGGATAAGTTTtcatgattatcattattgggGAGTAAAATGCATAGGTCACCTGTTGTACAGCAATGCAAGATAGGTACATTAGTTTAGTATGATACACGTCTAGGAAACAATGATCCATGCATGAAACATTAAGGATCGAATCCCATTATCTAGTTTTTCAAGTTCGAATTCTAGCCATTCTCAAGCTGGGTAGTctgaatttaataattatgcaTTGAATCAGGTGAAAGGTaccatgaataaaaattcagataccttttgttttcttcgcAGCATATCATTTAGTCCTGATAATGTGAGAGGAGATGTGTAAAGTGTGAGATGATTCATTTTAGAGTAGTATGAATCAGATGCACATAAAATTGAGGAATATTTAATTGATTCCAGGTAATGGTAGGATGAGGTCATGTTAAGAATGTGCGTTTAAAAAATGAGCTATCACTAATGAACATAGGGTGGGGCACAACTGTGCAGAAAATGGTGTAACGTTACTAAGCCTAAGAGTGAAATTTCCTAAAATGGAGGATTGTAGCTGTGTAACGGTGGTGTGGAATTTGTATGTCTTATTAACAAATTTGATTTAAAGCCTGGTCTAATCCGAGCGAAGCCACGTGGACTTGGTAGcataaaatacaaatatattgAACAAATCTTGTAAGGTAAACATTATGTTATTAGGGGACCATATGACGGAAGTTCAAGTCTGGCACCACCAAATAGGAGAGGATTACAAGTTATAGATACAGGTATATGGATACGTGGTGATAAAAACGTgaggaatgaatgaatggatgaaaTATAGTGCTGATATTGCATTCAACGAATGTTACGCCTTTAATTTAAACGTGGATGCATATCTTCAATAAGAATGAAGTATAagtactttgaaaaaatcagactAAATTGCATACCGACAAAGTCTGGGGTAAAAATGTCTTTAAGCTTAGCCTTTTTCTGAACCTGTTGTTCGTTCTGCGTTTGATATACTTTACCCACAAAGATCCCAAAACGTAgcatgagagaaaaacaaacagaaattttacgaaaataaataaaatcgatatgTGAAGTCTATAAACAACAATGCCTGTAGCATTTGGACGACAATCAGctcgctttttttctaatagaAAAACCATGTTCGTTGCAGAGAGAGAAACAGACACTTGACAATTAGATAAACTAAGATCTTAACTAAACACACTTACGTatagatgagaaaataatattcattggCAGTAGAAAACATCATAGTACAcaggattaaaaaattggttCGCgtcaattaataaaattaccgCGAGGGAAAAGAAGGCTCGTTGTATATGAGTAGCGCGCTACGATTTTCAATAATACTTTAATCATAGCGAGGGCAACTtcctattatatatatttaacgtaCCTTCAAGCAATCTCTGTATGAGATTGTCGATATCCAAGTCCGCATCCGCCATTTTTTCCGCACTACTCTGGAAAATAGAACGCTTGCTACTCGCTCAGTCCCTCTATGTTTTCCTTAGCCTCGCGATCATTTGCAGACAACCGCCAGATGTCACATTGTCGTTAGGAAAATACCAGCTTCGCCATCTATGCTGGATGTAGATCTGACAACAGCGTAACCACGTTATGGCTTCTGTTGCATTTGGTAAATAGGCATGAAGTTCAATAAAAAGGTGAATAAAAGTGACATGTCTGAGGTCCAATAGTATTCAGATAATACACACTTGTTGAAGAAACCAGAAATTTTTAGAAGTCCTCAACAAAAATCTGTCTTACCATCACACAGTGTTGCCGTTCGTGGATAGAAGCCACAGTGTTTCTTACGGTATGGTTACCTGTGGTGACGGTTTCTCCGGCTTATCGTAAATGTCATATCCTGCATTCTGCGAAGTCGTCCCGGCTGATCGTTGTTATTGCAACTTTGTTTTGTTGAATGTACTTCACGTAAAGCAGCGTATCATTTTCGAGATAGTGTGACCTACGTAGGAGTATTTTTATTGCCGGGTAGAATAATATGTCGGACTCATCCGAAGAAGAGGAGGTAGAAACTAGTTGGGTGTTGTATCGGGATAGGAATGATTGGAAGGACGTTACGCCAATCCCACAGGATGACGGTCCTCATCCCATTGTTGCGATTGCCTATTCCGAAAAGTGTAAGTTTCGAATTCGCTCTTTATTCGAATTCATTGTTCACGTATTCTCTCCATTGTTGTTCGTTCACCTACTTATTCACTGATTGTTGGGTCAACCACTCGTGGATGTTTTGAAATATATAACTACTCATAATTTACGTATCCGTTgtcataaattaatttttgcagTCACAGATGCCTACAATTACTTCCGAGCAATTTTGAAGACAGAGGAGAAGTCTGAGCGAGCTTTGGGTTTAACTGAAGATTGCATAACTTTGAATCCGGCAAATTACACGGTATGGCAGTACAGAAGGGAGATAATAAAAGCTTTGGACAAGAATCTTTGGGATGAATTGAAAtacatagaaaaattgatccgtACTAATCCTAAAAATTACCAAGTCTGGCATCACAGGAAAGTCATAGTTGAGTGGCTTCAAGATCCAAGTGTGGATTTACCTCTTACGGAAATTATCCTGAAAAAAGATGCAAAGAATTATCATGCATGGCAACACCGCCAATGGCTCATCAAAACCTTCAAGCAAGTATTTTATATCAtctatggaaattttcaaatactgtTGAATACTTGTTTCTAATAACGATCAGACTCTTCATACCAAAGGCTATAAGATTTTGTACCTCC from Athalia rosae chromosome 1, iyAthRosa1.1, whole genome shotgun sequence carries:
- the LOC105692962 gene encoding serine/threonine-protein phosphatase PP1-beta catalytic subunit isoform X1; amino-acid sequence: MADADLDIDNLIQRLLEVYQTQNEQQVQKKAKLKDIFTPDFVVRGCRPGKSVVMTETEVRGLCLKSREIFLQQPILLELEAPLKICGDIHGQYTDLLRLFEYGGFPPEANYLFLGDYVDRGKQSLETICLLLAYKIKYPENFFLLRGNHECASINRIYGFYDECKRRYNIKLWKTFTDCFNCLPIAAIIDEKIFCCHGGLSPDLQGMEQIRRIMRPTDVPDTGLLCDLLWSDPDKDVQGWGENDRGVSFTFGPDVVSKFLSRHDMDLICRAHQVVEDGYEFFAKRQLVTLFSAPNYCGEFDNAGGMMSVDETLMCSFQILKPSEKKAKYQYSGMTAQGGRPSTPQRNPTKKK
- the LOC105692970 gene encoding protein farnesyltransferase/geranylgeranyltransferase type-1 subunit alpha codes for the protein MSDSSEEEEVETSWVLYRDRNDWKDVTPIPQDDGPHPIVAIAYSEKFTDAYNYFRAILKTEEKSERALGLTEDCITLNPANYTVWQYRREIIKALDKNLWDELKYIEKLIRTNPKNYQVWHHRKVIVEWLQDPSVDLPLTEIILKKDAKNYHAWQHRQWLIKTFNLFEGELEYVEQLLNEDIRNNSAWNQRYFVLNNTTKFEQQVIDREIQFTLKKIKLVKGNESAWNYLRGILQHDEEGGLGRNKTVMESCEALYAEGSRTVHLLACMIDICQERCAMGEPPKSVFSVQRALELCKDLAEEHDTIRRKYWEYISQQLSKMSEKAS
- the LOC105692962 gene encoding serine/threonine-protein phosphatase PP1-beta catalytic subunit isoform X2, with the translated sequence MADADLDIDNLIQRLLEVRGCRPGKSVVMTETEVRGLCLKSREIFLQQPILLELEAPLKICGDIHGQYTDLLRLFEYGGFPPEANYLFLGDYVDRGKQSLETICLLLAYKIKYPENFFLLRGNHECASINRIYGFYDECKRRYNIKLWKTFTDCFNCLPIAAIIDEKIFCCHGGLSPDLQGMEQIRRIMRPTDVPDTGLLCDLLWSDPDKDVQGWGENDRGVSFTFGPDVVSKFLSRHDMDLICRAHQVVEDGYEFFAKRQLVTLFSAPNYCGEFDNAGGMMSVDETLMCSFQILKPSEKKAKYQYSGMTAQGGRPSTPQRNPTKKK